In Thiofilum sp., the genomic window CGGGCCAAGGCATATGCTCGGTTTCGGTAAACTGCACAATACCGCGCCCTTGGGGTTTAGCATGCAGAGTCACATCCCCCGGAATAATCCCCACCATAGGAGCGGTTTGCCCTTGCCAAGTGATACTGCGGGATAAATACATTAAGCCCCCACACTCGGCATAAGTGGGTAAACCTGCTTCAATTGCCTGTTTAATATGCTGTTGTAAGGACTGATTCGCAGCTAAAGGAGCTAAATGGGTTTCAGGAAAGCCCCCCCCAATAAACAAACCATCAATCTGAGGTAAGGTAGAATCGGTTAGCGTATTAATCGGGACTAACTCTGCTCCGGCTGACTCTAGCGCTTCTAAATCATCGGGATAATAAAATCCAAATGCTGCATCCTGACAAATACCCAATTTAATTCGTGCCTTAGGCGTAGTACGACACGTTGGCTGGCAAATCGATAAATTCAAAGCATTTAAAGGGGTTGCTTGTTGAGCTAGATGTAAAAACTGATCCAGATCAACCTGCTCACTCACAACTTGACCTAGTAACTCAATATGCTGTTTGGCATTAGCCTGCTCATTACTTGGCATTAAACCTAAATGGCGCTCTTCAATAGCTAAAGCCGTATTTTCTTGCACACAACCTAACACTTTAATATCGGTGTAATGCTCGACTGCTTCACGTAATTTGGCGGCGTGTCGCACTCCTCCGACACGATTTAAAATCACTCCGGCTATTTGAATGGTGGGATCAAAGTGTTGATAACCCAATAATAAGGGCGCAATACCGCGTGTAGTACCGCGTGTATCAATCACTAATACAATAGGAGATTGTGTGAGGCGTGCCAATGCTGCATTGCTATCCGAGCCATCTAACGCTATACCATCGTATAGACCCTTATTAGCCTCGATCAGAGTAATATCAGAAAGATAAGATTGTTGCTGAACTTTGCATAATACCTCATCAGCCGACATGGTATTAAAATCAAGGTTATAACAGGGATTGCCACTGGCTTGAGCTAGCCACATGGGGTCAATGTAGTCTGGACCTTTTTTAAAAGGCTGTACATCTAAACCTCTAGCGCTTAAAGCGGCACATAAACCAATCGATAGCGT contains:
- a CDS encoding cobyrinate a,c-diamide synthase, coding for MARVFISAAHKSSGKTTLSIGLCAALSARGLDVQPFKKGPDYIDPMWLAQASGNPCYNLDFNTMSADEVLCKVQQQSYLSDITLIEANKGLYDGIALDGSDSNAALARLTQSPIVLVIDTRGTTRGIAPLLLGYQHFDPTIQIAGVILNRVGGVRHAAKLREAVEHYTDIKVLGCVQENTALAIEERHLGLMPSNEQANAKQHIELLGQVVSEQVDLDQFLHLAQQATPLNALNLSICQPTCRTTPKARIKLGICQDAAFGFYYPDDLEALESAGAELVPINTLTDSTLPQIDGLFIGGGFPETHLAPLAANQSLQQHIKQAIEAGLPTYAECGGLMYLSRSITWQGQTAPMVGIIPGDVTLHAKPQGRGIVQFTETEHMPWPALAASFPATQAAHEFHYSRLDNLAAQGRFAYRMLRGTGITGDYDGWVYRNLLASYLHRRDTAQYRWAQRFVDFIRQHQQGLLA